From a single Mangifera indica cultivar Alphonso unplaced genomic scaffold, CATAS_Mindica_2.1 Un_0026, whole genome shotgun sequence genomic region:
- the LOC123206157 gene encoding CLAVATA3/ESR (CLE)-related protein 33-like has product MAFSFRFLLCLFLLSDIILISQTRPLDSDATFLKSLEEVSRTSLPKQKIIERHFESKRYLNDKGPLLMEKAMEMFKESVKRQELLGRFFDSKRVSPGGPDPHHH; this is encoded by the coding sequence ATGGCCTTTAGCTTCAGGTTTTTGTTATGCCTCTTCTTGCTTTCGGACATCATTTTAATCTCTCAAACTCGCCCTCTTGATAGCGATGCGACATTTTTGAAGAGCCTGGAAGAAGTTTCCAGGACGAGTTTGCCGAAACAGAAGATCATCGAAAGGCATTTTGAGTCCAAACGATATTTGAACGATAAGGGTCCTCTGTTGATGGAGAAGGCCATGGAAATGTTCAAAGAAAGTGTAAAAAGACAAGAGCTTCTCGGCAGGTTTTTTGATTCCAAGAGAGTGAGTCCTGGAGGCCCTGATCCTCATCACCATTAA